A single genomic interval of Electrophorus electricus isolate fEleEle1 chromosome 4, fEleEle1.pri, whole genome shotgun sequence harbors:
- the vwa3a gene encoding von Willebrand factor A domain-containing protein 3A, with protein MSNSSEFSWLCKPAHDALTCRDGPWAQNRQQREDERAWNSSVDWLEENSLERRGLTLPRLLSQRYTASASPREDVGWTQQEISAESLSDFETQLHQAIELYHSRIQWLTQRSRKMFGVVRGCRLGVLIDSSDWTCSEDKLADLQHHLLLLTEEQFHMKKQLYFISFGTDITSLWDQPRDVTPRRLHEAQQWLLQLMPSGACNLLQALEHARGHAQLDTLLLVLGSRPDQSPDTIVDYMAQSSQEGALTVHAVAYNCCSSHAIDTVKNMAKVTGGRYHLYSAALGVVDSSTDLELLWAEIKAAQNLLQHVQDMPHGQLVVQVCSELDSLSLADVSCGPCVEICVEPPAPLPATSADWLSSHSLEAKQLDLYQVLAPNAYAPLEGYVPILGKSIHSTVHERAMEQFTWHDGTVKNVHVDLPSLKNYQSRLLEAERVLERRAEWLSNTASRQIWGTVCEQRVQVLLDVCGTNAPYQLHMRHAVRLLLQEQLPSTHSFSIIAFGSDVKSWRKHLAPPTHENLQEVWQWVQALECGGGRNTLAALRHAMGAELQGDTALTRGLYLLTTGVPDEDTVEVCDYAAASCHAAGVRLHVCLLTREEGPVCCHDTWSKTAAALRNLAHATNGRFHWITDMGIVESDDIILLVGEMKKAVDYWQKCSDLVDSLLRRGSGGDSAEALSPQCCSPASGPPARACRPGPSAPRPTRLSLARLSRDAAEPKDVKRSSVWRPSSAKAVIPAVSSEVRPVQSAEHRKVACSQSVFYLENGMLGAVFRTYLQPKSTRKCSSTAKLPKHEDVCSTKQWLKRFGIRSLDLDLHKLVSGPECAHRRTLVPTVHKSVSAKYCDIFPSVQLKGRLRHLFVSPGELRQYLLQAEKVQRRYARRTQWLLSGSRRVFGCVLEQAVCLVLDLSGSMASGLPGLQRELPTLIWDQLHANGVRFSMLAFSGEVQVWQAELVEATETRCREAVQWLGQLNVHGSTSVLQALQAACAFGDPLGVYVVSDGKPDCSRSLVLREAERLTAGKAVVIHTTTLSGLDSTARDFLKSLAHKTGGRFHQTPSHADTQTINQLLAQGFKEREDAALPAFEGDDLRRLKDEIEKLRMFQKQAKAFREIILERYPEATEPK; from the exons ATGTCGAACAGTAGTGAGTTTTCCTG GTTATGCAAACCTGCCCATGATGCTTTAACCTGCAGGGATGGACCCTGGGCCCAGAAT aggcagcagagggaGGATGAACGTGCCTGGAACAGCTCTGTGGACTGGCTGGAGGAGAACAGCCTGGAGAGGCGTGGCCTCACTTTGCCCCGCCTCCTCTCTCAGCGCTACACGGCCTCTGC GTCTCCGAGAGAGGATGTGGGCTGGACACAGCAGGAGATCAGTGCTGAGTCTCTCTCGGACTTTGAGACGCAGCTTCACCA ggcgATTGAGTTGTACCACAGCAGAATACAGTGGCTTACGCAGCGCAGCCGCAAG ATGTTTGGAGTGGTGAGAGGGTGCAGACTGGGAGTTCTTATCGACTCATCCGACTGGACCTGTTCTGAAGACAAGCTGGCAGATCtgcagcaccacctgctg CTACTCACAGAGGAGCAGTTTCACATGAAGAAGCAGCTTTATTTCATCTCGTTTGGTACTGACATCACCAGCCTGTGGGACCAGCCAAGAGACGTCACCCCAAGGAG GCTACATGAGGCCCAGCAGTGGCTCCTGCAGCTGATGCCCAGTGGTGCCTGTAACCTGCTGCAGGCCCTGGAGCACGCACGGGGCCATGCACAGCTCGACACCCTGCTCCTCGTCCTGGGCTCCCG CCCTGACCAGTCTCCAGACACAATAGTGGACTACATGGCCCAGAGCAGCCAGGAGGGGGCGCTGACGGTCCATGCCGTCGCCTACAACTGCTGCAGCTCTCATGCTATT GACACTGTGAAAAACATGGCTAAAGTCACCGGTGGAAGGTATCACCTGTATTCAGCTGCACTG GGCGTGGTAGACAGCAGCACTGATTTGGAGCTGTTGTGGGCTGAGATCAAAGCTGCTCAAAACTTGCTTCAGCATGTTCAGGACATGCCGCATGGACAACTGGTAGTGCAG GTCTGTTCTGAATTGGACAGTCTGTCTCTAGCTGATGTGAGCTGTGGTCCATGTGTGGAGATCTGTGTcgagcctccagctcctctgccaGCTACCTCTGCTGACTGGCTGAGTAGCCACAGCCTGGAAG cTAAGCAGCTGGACCTGTACCAGGTGCTCGCCCCTAACGCCTACGCCCCTCTGGAGGGCTACGTCCCCATCCTGGGGAAGAGCATCCACTCAACTGTGCATGAG AGAGCCATGGAACAGTTCACATGGCATGATGGGACAGTGAAGAATGTGCATGTGGATCTGCCATCACTGAAGAATTACCAG agtcGGCTCTTGGAGGCGGAGCGAGTGTTGGAGCGCAGGGCTGAGTGGTTGAGCAACACTGCTAGCAGGCAGATCTGGGGCACAGTGTGTGAGCAGAG AGTGCAGGTTCTCCTAGACGTGTGTGGGACGAACGCCCCCTATCAGCTGCACATGCGGCACGCTGTCCGACTGCTGCTACAGGAGCAGCTGCCCAGTACACACAGCTTCAGTATCATCGC CTTTGGCTCAGATGTCAAATCATGGAGAAAGCACCTGGCTCCGCCCACTCACGAAAACCTTCAGGAGGTCTGGCA GTGGGTTCAGGCACTGGAGTGTGGAGGGGGCCGTAACACCCTGGCTGCTCTCAGACACGCCATGGGGGCGGAGCTACAGGGTGACACCGCCCTGACCCGGGGACTGTATCTCCTCACCACTGGCGTGCCAGACGAGGACACG GTGGAGGTTTGTGATTATGCGGCAGCGTCATGCCACGCTGCAGGTGTACGCCTCCACGTGTGCCTGCTCACCAGGGAGGAGGGGCCTGTGTGTTGCCATGACACCTGGTCTAAGACAGCCGCGGCCCTGCGTAATCTGGCGCACGCCACCAATGGCCGCTTCCACTGGATCACTGACATGg GCATCGTGGAGAGTGATGATATAATTTTGCTGGTTGGAGAAATGAAGAAGGCTGTTGATTACTGGCAGAAG TGCAGTGACTTAGTGGACTCGCTGCTACGGCGGGGCTCCGGCGGCGACTCAGCGGAGGCCCTGTCTCCACAGTGCTGCAGCCCAGCCTCAGGGCCCCCGGCTCGGGCATGCAGACCCGGACCGTCTGCTCCCAGACCCACCCGCCTCAGCTTGGCCAGGCTG AGTAGAGATGCGGCAGAGCCCAAGGATGTGAAGAGGTCGTCGGTGTGGAGACCGAGCAGTGCTAAAGCAGTCATCCCCGCAG TGAGCTCAGAGGTCAGGCCAGTGCAGTCTGCCGAACACAGGAAGGTCGCATGTTCCCAGTCTGTCTTCTACTTGGAGAACGGCATGCTGG GTGCAGTTTTTAGGACGTACCTCCAACCAAAGAGCACGCGAAAGTGTAGTAGCACAGCTAAACTCCCCAAACATGAGGATGTCTGCTCTACCAAACAG TGGCTGAAGCGCTTTGGGATCAGGAGTCTGGATCTAGACCTGCACAAGCTGGTGTCCGGGCCTGAGTGCGCACACCGCCGGACGCTGGTGCCCACCGTCCACAAGAGTGTCTCTGCCAAATACTGTGACATCTTCCCCAGCGTACAGCTGAAG GGACGTCTCCGGCACCTGTTTGTGAGCCCGGGCGAGTTGAGGCAATACCTGCTTCAGGCTGAGAAGGTTCAGCGGCGGTATGCGCGGAGAACGCAGTGGCTCCTCTCAG GGAGCAGgcgtgtgtttggctgtgtgctCGAGCAGGCCGTGTGTCTGGTCCTGGACCTGTCTGGCTCCATGGCCTCTGGCCTTCCCGGGCTGCAGAGAGAGCTGCCCacgctgatctgggatcagctgCATGCTAATGGCGTGAG GTTTAGCATGCTGGCGTTCTCTggggaggtgcaggtgtggcaggCAGAGCTGGTGGAGGCCACGGAGACGCGGTGTAGAGAGGCGGTGCAGTGGTTGGGCCAGCTGAACGTGCACGGAAGCACTTCCGTCCTACAAGCActccag GCGGCGTGTGCGTTTGGAGACCCGCTGGGCGTGTATGTGGTCAGTGATGGGAAGCCTGACTGTAGTCGCAGCCTGGTGCTGAGGGAGGCGGAACGGCTGACCGCTGGGAAGGCTGTGGTCATTCACACCACCACCCTCAGTGGCCTGGACAG CACGGCCAGGGACTTCCTGAAGAGCCTGGCCCATAAGACAGGAGGCCGCTTCCACCAGACACCTTCGCACGCCGACACGCAAACAATCAATCAGCTCCTGGCCCAGGGgttcaaagagagagag GATGCTGCACTCCCAGCATTTGAAGGTGATGATCTCAGGAGATTGAAGGATGAGATTGAAAAGTtgagaatgttccagaaacaaGCCAAAGCTTTCAG ggaAATTATATTGGAGAGGTACCCAGAAGCAACtgaaccaaaataa